A genomic window from Indicator indicator isolate 239-I01 chromosome 10, UM_Iind_1.1, whole genome shotgun sequence includes:
- the FMO4 gene encoding dimethylaniline monooxygenase [N-oxide-forming] 4, translating to MVRRVAVIGAGVGGLASIKCCLDEGLEPTCFERSEDIGGVWHYMDTMDSRGISVYRSVITNTSKEMSCFSDFPFPEDFPNYLHHSLVLEYFGMYAQHFDLLRHIRFKTTALSVRKCPDFAASGQWEVVTETDGIQELHIFDAVMVCTGHYQEPYLPLASFPGINSRFKGQYLHSQEYRDVGAFRGKRVLVVGIGNTGGDLAVELSRVAAKVYLSARSSTWVFSRVSDHGFPFDMVHTTRFKHLLDWLLPSALTKRLRFWKFNSWFNHANYGLASTKSSNFRIIVNEELPFCLLSGTVVLKPNVKEFTESSAVFEDGTAEDNIDVVLFATGYIFTFPFLEESVRSLFDDNRSLYKRIFPPQLEQPTLAIIGLVQLTGSVMVGSEMQARWVAGIFAGWNKLPPATTMMADVLKKKPPVKRHPSERENLKLSFLSYMDEIASHAGIKPSVLRLLLTDPRLALAVFFGPCTPYQYRLVGRGKWSGARDAILTQWQRTLKPLRTRVVDDSSNSSYSWHWLCLLALPVALTAGFILSKYPRPGWSTWARLQL from the exons ATGGTGCGGCGTGTGGCTGTTATCGGCGCTGGAGTCGGCGGTTTGGCCTCCATCAAGTGCTGCCTGgatgaggggctggagcccaCCTGCTTCGAGAGGAGTGAGGACATCGGGGGTGTCTGGCACTACATG GACACCATGGACAGCAGGGGCATCAGTGTGTACCGCTCGGTCATTaccaacacctccaaggagatGTCCTGCTTCAGTGACTTCCCCTTCCCAGAGGATTTTCCCAACTACCTACACCACAGCCTCGTTCTGGAGTACTTTGGGATGTACGCCCAGCACTTTGACCTCCTGCGGCACATACGCTTCAAG ACAACAGCTCTGAGCGTGAGGAAGTGCCCAGATTTCGCTGCCTCAGGCCAGTGGGAGGTGGTCACTGAGACTGATGGCATCCAGGAGCTGCACATCTTCGATGCTGTCATGGTTTGCACTGGCCATTACCAGGAGCCCTACTTGCCATTGGCTTCTTTCCCAG GTATCAACAGTCGCTTCAAAGGCCAGTACCTGCACAGCCAGGAATACAGAGATGTGGGGGCTTTCCGGGGAAAGAGAGTCCTCGTGGTCGGCATTGGCAACACCGGCGGTGACCTTGCTGTGGAGCTGAGCCGTGTGGCTGCGAAG GTGTACCTCAGCGCCAGGAGCAGCACATGGGTGTTCAGCCGGGTCTCAGACCATGGCTTCCCCTTTGACATGGTGCACACCACTCGTTTCAAACACCTTCTTGACTGGCTTCTCCCATCAGCCCTCACAAAGAGGCTCAGGTTTTGGAAGTTCAATTCCTGGTTTAACCATGCAAACTACGGCTTGGCTTCCACCAAAAG CTCCAACTTTCGCATAATTGTCAACGAAGAGCTGCCGTTTTGCCTCCTCTCTGGCACTGTTGTGTTGAAGCCTAACGTGAAGGAGTTCACTGAAAGTTCTGCTGTGTTTGAAGATGGCACAGCCGAAGACAACATCGACGTGGTGCTCTTTGCAACAGGCTACATCTTCACATTTCCCTTCCTGGAAGAGTCTGTTCGCAGCCTCTTTGATGACAACCGTTCTCTCTACAAACGcatcttccctccccagctggagcagccaaCGCTGGCCATCATTGGCTTAGTCCAGCTGACAGGCTCGGTGATGGTGGGATCAGAGATGCAGGCGCGCTGGGTGGCAGGGATCTTTGCAG GCTGGAACAAGCTCCCTCCCGCCACCACAATGATGGCTGATGTTTTGAAGAAGAAGCCGCCGGTCAAAAG GCATCCATCTGAGAGAGAGAACTTGAAGTTAAGTTTTCTCAGCTACATGGATGAAATAGCTTCACATGCTGGCATAAAACCCAgtgtgctgaggctgctgctgacgGACCCCCGGCTGGCCCTGGCTGTCTTCTTTGGGCCCTGCACACCCTACCAGTACCGACTGGTGGGACGGGGGAagtggagtggggccagagacGCCATCCTGACCCAGTGGCAGAGGACGCTGAAGCCCTTGAGAACTCGAGTGGTGGATGACTCCTCCAACAGCTCTTACAGCTGGCACTGGCTGTGTCTCCTGGCCCTGCCAGTGGCTCTAACAGCAGGTTTCATCCTTTCTAAATACCCCCGACCAGGCTGGAGTACCTGGGCAAGACTACAGCTGTAG
- the FMO1 gene encoding flavin-containing monooxygenase 1 — MKVAVVGAGVSGLTATKCCLDEGLEPTCFEKSQDIGGVWRFTEHIEDGRPSVYASVISNTSKEMSSYSDFPYPEDFPVFLPNAQFLEYLRRYAEHFSLRKHIKFGTTVTSIRKHPDFATTGQWDVVTELDGKQTLHVFDAVMVCIGNHSEPSLPLHSLPGIEKFQGQYFHSQQYKHPALFQGKHVLVVGMGNSGVDIAVEASRVAAKVTISTSRGAWLLSRVHDHGYPWDMVFNTRLTSLIRNSLPGPLSQELINYKVNQRLNHENYGLQPEKSCLVREPVLNDDLPSYILTGRITIKPGVKEFKHNVVVFHNCPEEEPVDIVVFCTGYDISFPFLEEEVVKVENKHASLYKYIFPTHLQRPSLAVIGLVKTLGAMMPVAEMQARWATRIFQGLCQLPPQSVMEKEVNEKKKNQVRRFGLSFDEVLRTEWVVYMDELASLIGAKPSLLGLLCRDPRLALTVFFGPCTPYQYRLEGPGSWEGARQAIFTQWDRILKPTRTRVPASSSSLCPSILVVVGLLLLLTALFLGFQ, encoded by the exons ATGAAAGTGGCAGTGGTGGGTGCAGGTGTCAGTGGGCTGACTGCCACCAAGTGCTGCTTGGATGAGGGGTTGGAGCCCACCTGCTTCGAGAAGAGCCAGGACATCGGTGGGGTCTGGCGCTTCAcg GAGCACATTGAGGATGGCCGGCCAAGTGTCTATGCATCAGTCATCAGCAACACCTCGAAGGAGATGTCATCATACTCTGACTTCCCTTACCCTGAGGACTTCCCAGTGTTCCTGCCCAATGCCCAGTTCCTGGAATACCTTCGGCGTTATGCTGAGCACTTCAGTCTCCGGAAGCACATCAAATTTGGG ACCACTGTCACCAGCATCCGGAAACACCCTGACTTTGCCACCACAGGCCAGTGGGATGTGGTCACAGAGCTGGATGGGAAGCAGACGCTGCATGTCTTCGATGCTGTTATGGTTTGCATTGGCAACCACTCTGAGCCGTCCCTTCCCCTGCACTCTCTTCCTG GCATCGAGAAGTTTCAAGGGCAGTACTTCCACAGCCAGCAGTACAAGCATCCTGCCCTGTTTCAGGGGAAGCATGTCCTCGTGGTGGGCATGGGCAACTCAGGAGTGGACATTGCGGTGGAGGCCAGCCGTGTAGCTGCGAAG GTGACTATCAGCACCAGCCGAGGCGCCTGGCTGCTCAGCCGTGTGCATGACCATGGCTACCCATGGGACATGGTTTTCAACACTCGCCTTACTAGCTTGATCAgaaacagcctccctggacccCTTTCACAGGAGCTGATTAACTACAAGGTGAACCAGAGATTAAATCATGAAAACTACGGCCTTCAACCAGAGAAGAG CTGCCTGGTGCGTGAGCCTGTGCTGAACGATGACCTGCCAAGCTACATCCTGACGGGAAGAATCACCATCAAGCCGGGTGTGAAGGAGTTCAAGCACAATGTGGTTGTTTTCCACAACTGCCCTGAGGAGGAGCCTGTAGACATTGTCGTCTTCTGCACGGGCTATGACATCTCCTTCCCATTCCTAGAAGAAGAGGTGGTCAAGGTGGAAAACAAGCATGCATCCCTCTACAAATACATATTCCCCACGCACCTGCAGAGGCCCTCCCTGGCCGTCATTGGGCTGGTCAAGACGCTGGGAGCCATGATGCCCGTGGCAGAGATGCAAGCGCGCTGGGCGACCCGCATCTTCCAAG GCTTGTGTCAATTGCCACCTCAATCTGTCATGGAGAAGGAAGTaaatgagaagaagaaaaaccaaGTGCGAAG gtttgggctgtCCTTTGACGAAGTGCTCAGAACTGAGTGGGTGGTCTACATGGACGAGCTCGCCTCGCTCATCGGCGCCAAGCCcagcctgctggggctgctctgcagagacccTCGGCTGGCACTCACTGTTTTCTTTGGCCCTTGCACCCCCTACCAGTATCGGTTGGAGGGTCCTGGAAGCTGGGAGGGGGCACGCCAGGCCATCTTCACCCAGTGGGACCGAATCCTGAAGCCCACGAGAACACGAGTCCCTGCTAGCTCCTCTAGCTTGTGCCCTTCTATTCTTGTTGTGGTAGGGTTGCTTCTGCTTCTGACTGCCCTGTTTTTAGGTTTCCAGTAG